Proteins encoded by one window of Mustela erminea isolate mMusErm1 chromosome 5, mMusErm1.Pri, whole genome shotgun sequence:
- the CSPG4 gene encoding chondroitin sulfate proteoglycan 4 has protein sequence MRSGQQPAPLAPALALTLTLAVLARLSSAASFFGENHLEVPTATALTDVDLWLQFSTFQPEALLLLAAGQADHLLLQLHSGYLEVTLALGQEKLRLQTPAGTLLSDSAVHTVQLTVSDSEALLSVDGFLNASAPILGAPLEVPYGIFLGGPGSLSLSYLRGASQPLRGCLHAATLNGRNLLRPLTPGVHEGCAEEFSADDSVALGFSGPHSLAAFPAWSTREEGTLEFILTTRSQQAPLAFQAGGQHGDFLYVDIFEGHLRAVVEKGQGTVLLHNSVPVADGQPHEVSVHVDAHQLEISVDQYPTRTSNRGVLSYLDPRGNLLLGGLDAEASRHLQEHRLGLAPGTVNASLLGCVEDLSINGRRQGLRDALLTRSMTAGCRLEEDEYEEDAYGLYEAFSTLAPEAWPAVELPEPCVPEPGLPPVFANFTQLLTISPLVVAEGGAAWLEWRHVQPMLDLSEAELRKSQVLFSVSRGARHGELELDIPGAQARKMFTLLDVVNRKVRYIHDGSEDTSDQLMLEVSVTARVPVPTCLRRGQTYILPIQINPVNDPPRIIFPHGSLMVILEHTQKPLGPEVFQAYDPDSACEGLTFQLLGTPTGLPVERRDQPGEPATEFSCRELEAGSLVYVHRSGPAQDLTFRVSDGLQASPPATLKVVAVRPTVQIRHNTGLRLAQGSAAPISSTNLSVETNAVGQDVSVLFRVTEALQFGELQKQGAGGAEGAEWRATQAFHQRDVEHGRVRYLSTDPQHHTEDTVENLALEVQVGQETLSNLSFPVTIQRATVWLLRLEPLRTQNTQQEVLTTAHLEATLEEEAGPSPTTFYYEVVQAPRKGNLRLQGTRLSEGQSFTQDDLQAGRVTYGATARTSETVEDTFRFRVTAPPHFSPLYTFPVHIGGDPDAPVLTNILLSVPEGGEGILSADHLFVKSLNSASYLYEVMERPRHGRLVWRGAQDEATMVTSFTNEDLLQGRLVYQHDNSETTEDDIPFVAMRQGDGSGGMAWEEVRGVFRMAIQPINDHAPVQTISRIFHVARGGQRLLTTDDVAFSDADSGFADTQLVLTRKDLLFGSIVAVDEPTRPIYRFTQEDLRKKRVLFVHSGADRGWIQLQVSDGRHQATALLEVQASEPYLRVANVSSLVVPQGGQGTIDSAVLQLDTNLDIRSGDEVRYHVTDGPHWGHLLRAGQPATAFSQQDLLDGALLYSHNGSLSPRDTLTFSVEAGPVHTDATLQVTIALDGPLAPLRLIQHKKIYVFQGEAAEIRKDQLEAAQEAVAPADIVFSVKTPPQAGYLVMLSPSASAAGSPSLDPVQSFSQEAVDAGRVLYLHSHPEAWSDAFSLDVSSGLGAPLEGVHVELEVLPAAIPLETHNFSVPEGGTRTLGPPLVRVLGPYFPALPGLELQVLEPPRHGALRREDGPQEGNLSAFSWKEVEQQLIRYVHDGSETLTDSFILVANASEVDRQSHPAAFTITILPVNDQPPILTTNTGLKMWEGATVPFPPEALRGTDSDSGPEELVYTIEQPSNGRVVLRAAPGTEVHSFTQAQLDGGLVLFSHRGALDGGFRFSLSDGEHTSSGHFFQVMAQKQLLLSLEGSRTLTVCPGSVQPLSSQSLRASSSAGTDPQHLLYRVVQGPRLGRLFHAQHGSTRETLANFTQTEVYAGNVLYEHEMPPEPFWEVHDTLELQLSSPPALDVAATLVVSVSFEAACPQRPSRLWRNKGLWVPEGQRAEITTATLDASNLLASIPSPQRPEHDVLFQITQFPTRGQLLVAEEPLHAGRPHFLQSELATGQLAYAHGGGGTQQDGFRFRAHLQGPAGASVSGPQTSEAFTITVRDVNERPPRPQASVPLRLTRGSRVPVSRAQLSVVDPDSAPGEIEYEVQRAPLNGFLSLVGAGPGPVTRFTQADVDAGRLAFVANGSSVAGILQLSASDGASPPVPMSLAVDVLPSAIEVQLRAPLEVPQAVGRSSLSRQQLRVVSDRDEPDAAYRLTRRPRFGQLLVAGQPAASFSQLQVDQGEVVFAFTNFSSSRDHFGILALARGANASATVNITVRALLRVGDGGPWPQGATLRLDSTVLDAGELANRTGSVPRFRLLAGPRHGRVIRVPRARTEPSDSQLVEQFTQQDLEDGRLGLEVGKPEGQSPGPVGDSLILELWARGVPPAVATLDFDTEPYDAARPYSVALLSLPEPAQTEARKPESSTPTGEPGPFASSPVPTVASGGLLGFLEANMFSVIIPVCLVLLLLALILPLLFYLRKRNKTGKHDVQILTAKPRNGLAGDNETFRKVEPGQAIPLTAVPSQGPPPGGQPDPELLQFCRTPNPALKNGQYWV, from the exons CCTCCTTCTTCGGTGAGAACCACCTGGAGGTGCCCACGGCCACAGCTCTGACTGATGTAGACCTCTGGCTACAATTCTCCACTTTTCAGCCCGAAGCCCTGCTTCTCCTGGCAGCAGGCCAGGCTGACCACCTCCTCCTGCAGCTCCACTCCGGATACCTAGAG GTCACACTCGCCCTGGGCCAGGAGAAGCTAAGGCTGCAGACGCCAGCTGGGACCCTGCTGAGCGACTCTGCCGTCCACACTGTGCAGCTGACCGTTTCAGACAGCGAGGCCTTGCTGTCCGTCGATGGGTTCCTGAACGCCTCAGCCCCCATCCTGGGAGCTCCCCTGGAGGTCCCCTATGGGATCTTCCTGGGGGGCCCCGGGAGCCTTAGCCTGTCCTACCTGAGGGGGGCTAGCCAGCCTCTGAGGGGTTGCCTCCACGCTGCCACCCTCAATGGCCGCAACCTGCTCCGACCACTGACCCCGGGCGTGCATGAGGGCTGTGCTGAAGAGTTTTCTGCAGATGACAGCGTGGCCCTCGGCTTCTCTGGACCCCACTCCCTGGCTGCCTTCCCGGCCTGGAGCACTCGGGAGGAAGGCACCCTGGAGTTTATCCTCACCACTCGGAGCCAGCAGGCGCCCCTGGCCTTCCAGGCAGGGGGTCAGCATGGGGACTTCCTCTACGTGGACATCTTTGAGGGCCACCTGCGGGCTGTGGTGGAGAAGGGCCAGGGCACGGTACTGCTTCACAACAGCGTGCCCGTGGCCGACGGGCAACCCCATGAGGTCAGCGTCCATGTGGACGCTCACCAGCTGGAGATTTCCGTGGACCAGTACCCCACACGGACTTCCAACCGCGGGGTCCTCAGCTATCTGGACCCACGCGGCAATCTCCTCCTGGGGGGGCTGGACGCTGAGGCCTCTCGCCATCTCCAGGAACACCGCCTGGGGCTGGCCCCAGGGACCGTCAACGCCTCCCTGCTGGGCTGCGTGGAGGACCTCAGCATCAATGGCCGGAGGCAGGGGCTCCGGGATGCCTTGCTGACGCGCAGCATGACAGCCGGCTGCAGGCTGGAGGAAGACGAGTACGAGGAGGACGCCTATGGCCTGTACGAAGCTTTCTCCACACTGGCACCTGAGGCTTGGCCCGCCGTGGAGCTGCCTGAGCCCTGCGTCCCTGAGCCAGGGCTGCCGCCTGTCTTTGCCAATTTCACCCAGCTGCTGACCATCAGCCCACTGGTGGTGGCCGAGGGGGGTGCGGCCTGGCTCGAGTGGCGGCATGTGCAGCCCATGCTGGACCTGAGCGAGGCCGAGCTGCGCAAATCCCAGGTGCTATTCAGTGTGAGCCGCGGGGCACGCCACGGCGAGCTCGAGCTGGACATCCCCGGGGCCCAGGCACGGAAAATGTTCACCCTCCTGGACGTGGTGAACCGCAAGGTCCGCTACATCCACGATGGCTCCGAGGACACCTCCGACCAGCTGATGCTGGAGGTGTCCGTGACCGCCAGGGTGCCCGTGCCCACCTGCCTTCGGAGGGGCCAAACCTACATCCTGCCCATCCAGATAAATCCTGTCAATGACCCACCCCGTATCATCTTCCCACATGGCAGCCTCATGGTGATCCTGGAGCACACACAGAAGCCACTGGGGCCCGAAGTTTTCCAGGCTTACGACCCAGACTCTGCCTGCGAGGGCCTCACCTTCCAGCTCCTTGGCACCCCCACCGGCCTCCCCGTGGAGCGCCGAGACCAGCCTGGGGAGCCAGCAACGGAGTTCTCCTGCCGGGAGCTGGAGGCCGGCAGCCTCGTCTATGTCCACCGAAGTGGCCCCGCCCAGGACCTGACGTTCCGGGTCAGTGACGGGCTGCAGGCCAGCCCCCCCGCCACCCTGAAGGTGGTGGCAGTCCGGCCAACGGTTCAGATACGCCACAACACAGGGCTGCGCCTGGCCCAGGGTTCCGCAGCCCCTATCTCTTCCACCAACCTGTCAGTGGAAACCAACGCCGTGGGGCAGGATGTGAGCGTCCTATTCCGAGTCACAGAGGCCCTGCAGTTTGGGGAGCTGCAGAAGCAGGGGGCAGGTGGGGCCGAGGGGGCCGAGTGGAGGGCCACACAGGCCTTCCACCAGCGGGATGTGGAGCACGGCCGCGTGAGATACCTGAGCACTGACCCGCAGCATCACACCGAGGACACCGTGGAGAACCTGGCCCTGGAGGTGCAGGTGGGCCAGGAGACCCTGAGCAATCTGTCTTTCCCAGTGACAATCCAGAGAGCCACGGTGTGGCTGCTGCGGCTGGAGCCCCTGCGCACTCAGAACACCCAGCAGGAGGTGCTTACCACGGCCCACCTGGAGGCcaccctggaggaggaggcaggccccagccccaccacctTCTACTATGAGGTGGTCCAGGCCCCCAGGAAGGGCAACCTGCGGCTACAGGGCACACGGCTCTCAGAAGGGCAGAGCTTCACCCAGGATGACCTGCAGGCTGGCCGGGTGACCTATGGGGCCACGGCACGCACCTCAGAGACAGTTGAAGACACCTTCCGCTTCCGTGTCACAGCTCCACCGCACTTCTCCCCACTCTACACCTTCCCCGTCCACATTGGCGGTGACCCAGATGCTCCCGTCCTGACCAACATCCTCCTCTCGGTGCCGGAGGGCGGCGAGGGCATTCTCTCCGCTGACCACCTCTTCGTCAAGAGTCTCAACAGTGCCAGCTACCTCTACGAGGTCATGGAGCGGCCCCGCCATGGAAGGCTGGTTTGGAGGGGGGCACAGGACGAGGCCACCATGGTGACGTCCTTCACCAATGAGGACCTGCTGCAGGGCCGGCTGGTTTACCAGCATGACAACTCCGAGACCACAGAAGACGACATTCCCTTCGTGGCAATGCGCCAGGGTGACGGCAGCGGTGGCATGGCCTGGGAGGAGGTGCGGGGCGTCTTCCGCATGGCCATCCAGCCCATAAATGACCACGCTCCCGTGCAGACCATCAGCCGTATCTTCCATGTGGCCCGGGGTGGCCAGCGGCTACTGACAACAGATGACGTGGCCTTCAGTGACGCCGACTCCGGCTTTGCAGACACTCAGCTGGTGCTGACTCGCAAGGACCTTCTCTTTGGCAGCATCGTGGCTGTGGATGAGCCCACACGGCCCATCTACCGCTTCACCCAGGAGGACCTCAGGAAGAAGCGGGTCCTGTTTGTGCACTCGGGGGCTGACCGCGGCTGGATCCAGCTGCAGGTGTCTGACGGGCGGCACCAGGCCACTGCGCTGCTCGAAGTGCAGGCCTCAGAGCCCTACCTCCGCGTGGCCAATGTCTCCAGCCTCGTGGTCCCTCAAGGAGGCCAGGGCACCATCGACTCTGCCGTGCTCCAGCTGGACACCAACCTCGACATCCGCAGTGGGGATGAGGTCCGCTACCATGTCACAGACGGCCCACACTGGGGACACCTGCTCCGGGCCGGCCAGCCCGCCACGGCCTTCTCCCAGCAGGACCTGCTGGATGGGGCCCTTCTCTACAGCCACAACGGCAGCCTCAGCCCTCGAGACACCCTGACCTTCTCCGTGGAGGCAGGGCCAGTGCACACAGATGCCACCTTGCAAGTGACCATTGCTCTAGACGGGCCACTGGCCCCACTGCGTCTGATCCAGCACAAAAAGATCTACGTCTTCCAGGGGGAGGCAGCTGAGATCAGAAAGGATCAGCTGGAG GCAGCCCAGGAGGCAGTGGCACCCGCAGACATCGTGTTCTCAGTGAAGACCCCACCGCAGGCCGGCTACCTGGTGATGCTGTCCCCCAGCGCCTCAGCGGCCGGGTCGCCCAGCTTGGACCCAGTGCAGAGCTTTTCACAGGAGGCGGTAGACGCCGGCAGGGTCCTGTACCTGCACTCCCACCCAGAGGCTTGGAGCGACGCCTTCTCCCTGGATGTGTCCTCAGGCCTGGGTGCACCCCTGGAGGGTGTCCACGTGGAGCTGGAGGTGCTGCCTGCTGCCATCCCACTGGAGACGCACAACTTCAGCGTTCCTGAGGGCGGCACCCGCACCCTGGGCCCTCCGCTGGTCCGCGTGCTGGGGCCTTACTTCCCCGCACTGCCTGGCCTCGAGCTGCAGGTGCTAGAGCCACCCCGGCATGGGGCCCTGCGCAGAGAGGACGGTCCTCAGGAGGGGAACCTCAGTGCCTTCTCCTGGAAAGAG GTGGAACAACAGCTGATCCGTTATGTGCACGACGGGAGTGAGACGCTGACAGACAGCTTCATCCTGGTGGCCAATGCCTCAGAGGTGGACCGCCAGAGCCATCCTGCAGCCTTCACCATCACCATCCTGCCCGTCAACGACCAGCCCCCCATCCTCACCACCAACACAGGCCTGAAG ATGTGGGAGGGGGCCACGGTGCCCTTCCCTCCGGAGGCTCTTAGGGGCACAGACAGCGACTCAGGACCGGAAGAGCTGGTCTACACCATTGAGCAGCCCAGCAACGGGCGGGTGGTGCTGCGGGCCGCGCCAGGCACCGAGGTCCACAGCTTCACCCAGGCCCAGCTGGATGGCGGGCTCGTGCTGTTCTCGCACAGAG GAGCCCTGGATGGCGGCTTCCGCTTCAGCCTCTCCGACGGGGAGCACACCTCCTCTGGACACTTCTTCCAAGTGATGGCCCAGAAGCAGCTGCTCCTCTCCCTGGAGGGCAGCCGAACGCTGACCGTGTGCCCAG GGTCGGTCCAGCCGCTCAGCAGCCAGAGCCTGAGAGCCAGCTCCAGTGCGGGCACTGACCCCCAGCACCTGCTCTACCGGGTGGTGCAGGGGCCCCGACTGGGCAGGctgttccatgcccagcacggcaGCACCAGGGAGACCCTGGCGAACTTTACCCAAACCGAG GTGTATGCTGGGAATGTTCTGTACGAACACGAGATGCCTCCTGAGCCCTTCTGGGAGGTCCACGACACCCTGGAGCTCCAGCTGTCATCACCCCCTGCCCTGGATGTGGCTGCCACCCTTGTTGTGTCTGTGTCCTTCGAGGCTGCCTGCCCCCAGCGCCCCAGCCGCCTCTGGAGGAACAAAG GTCTCTGGGTCCCCGAAGGCCAGCGGGCCGAGATCACCACGGCCACCCTTGATGCCTCCAACCTCCTGGCCAGCATCCCGTCACCCCAGCGCCCAGAGCATGACGTGCTCTTCCAGATCACACAGTTCCCCACCCGGGGCCAGCTGCTGGTGGCCGAGGAGCCCCTCCACGCCGGCCGGCCCCACTTCCTGCAGTCCGAGCTGGCCACAGGGCAGCTGGCCTATGCCCACGGCGGCGGGGGCACCCAGCAGGATGGCTTCCGCTTCCGCGCCCACCTCCAGGGGCCAGCGGGGGCCTCCGTGTCAGGACCCCAGACCTCAGAGGCCTTTACCATCACAGTGCGGGATGTGAACGAGCGGCCACCGCGGCCCCAGGCATCCGTGCCGCTCCGGCTCACCCGGGGCTCCCGCGTGCCTGTCTCCCGGGCCCAGCTCAGTGTGGTGGACCCGGACTCGGCGCCTGGGGAGATTGAGTATGAGGTGCAGCGGGCTCCCCTCAATGGCTTCCTGAGTCTGGTGGGGGCCGGCCCAGGGCCGGTGACCCGCTTCACGCAGGCTGACGTGGACGCTGGGCGCCTGGCCTTCGTGGCCAATGGGAGCAGCGTGGCTGGCATTCTGCAGCTGAGCGCATCTGACGGGGCCAGCCCTCCCGTGCCCATGTCCCTGGCCGTGGACGTCCTGCCATCGGCCATTGAGGTGCAGCTGCGGGCGCCCCTGGAGGTGCCGCAGGCTGTGGGGCGCTCCTCCCTGAGCCGGCAGCAGCTGCGGGTGGTGTCAGACCGGGACGAGCCAGACGCCGCCTACCGCCTCACCCGGCGGCCTCGTTTCGGGCAGCTCCTGGTGGCTGGGCAGCCCGCTGCCTCCTTCAGCCAGCTCCAGGTAGACCAGGGGGAGGTGGTCTTCGCCTTCACCAACTTCTCCTCCTCTCGAGACCACTTCGGCATCCTGGCGCTGGCCCGAGGGGCCAATGCGTCCGCCACGGTGAACATCACTGTCAGGGCTCTGCTGCGTGTGGGGGATGGTGGGCCATGGCCCCAGGGGGCTACCCTGCGCTTGGACTCCACCGTCCTTGATGCTGGAGAGCTGGCCAACCGCACAGGCAGTGTGCCCCGTTTCCGACTCCTGGCGGGACCCCGGCATGGCCGTGTGATACGTGTGCCCCGGGCCAGGACAGAGCCCAGCGATAGCCAGCTTGTGGAGCAATTCACCCAGCAGGACCTTGAGGATGGAAGGCTGGGGCTGGAAGTGGGCAAGCCAGAGGGCCAGTCCCCTGGCCCCGTGGGCGACAGTCTCATTCTGGAGCTGTGGGCACGGGGTGTCCCCCCCGCTGTGGCCACACTGGACTTTGACACTGAACCTTACGATGCGGCCCGACCCTACAGCGTGGCCCTGCTCAGTCTCCCCGAGCCTGCTCAGACCGAAGCAAGGAAACCAGAGAGCAGCACCCCCACGGGGGAGCCAGGCCCGTTCGCCTCCAGCCCCGTGCCCACTGTGGCCAGCGGGGGCTTGCTGGGCTTCCTGGAGGCCAACATGTTCAGCGTCATCATCCCTGTGTGTCTGGTCCTCCTGCTCCTGGCACTcatccttcctctgctcttctacCTCCGCAAACGCAACAAGACGGGCAAGCACGACGTCCAAATCCTGACTGCCAAGCCCCGCAATGGCCTAGCGGGCGACAACGAGACCTTCCGCAAGGTAGAGCCGGGCCAAGCCATCCCGCTCACAGCGGTGCCCAGCCAGGGGCCTCCACCGGGGGGCCAGCCTGACCCAGAGCTGCTGCAGTTCTGCCGGACACCCAACCCTGCTCTCAAGAACGGCCAGTACTGGGTGTGA